The Desmodus rotundus isolate HL8 chromosome 3, HLdesRot8A.1, whole genome shotgun sequence genome includes a region encoding these proteins:
- the GJB4 gene encoding gap junction beta-4 protein, which yields MNWASLQGLLSGVNKYSTALGRIWLSVVFIFRVLVFVVAAEDVWDDEQKDFVCNTKQPGCPNVCYDEFFPVSHVRLWALQLILVTCPSLLVVMHVAYREERERRYRRKHGPNAPALYDNPNKKRGGLWWTYLLTLIFKAAVDSGFLYAFHILYQGHYDMPRVVACSQSPCPHTVDCFISRPTEKKVFTYFMVATAVLCILLNLSEVIYLVSKRCLEIFGSKRRWSRHQSRLHDSCPPYALSQAEHPQDGNSVLMKASSASVDADGYP from the coding sequence ATGAATTGGGCCTCCCTGCAGGGCCTCCTGAGTGGCGTCAACAAGTACTCCACGGCGCTGGGCCGCATCTGGCTGTCCGTGGTGTTCATCTTCCGGGTGCTGGTGTTCGTGGTCGCGGCGGAGGATGTGTGGGATGATGAACAGAAGGACTTTGTCTGCAACACCAAGCAGCCAGGCTGCCCCAACGTCTGCTATGACGAGTTCTTCCCTGTGTCCCACGTGCGCCTCTGGGCCCTGCAGCTCATCCTGGTCACGTGCCCCTCGCTGCTGGTGGTCATGCACGTGGCCTACCGCGAGGAGCGAGAGCGGAGGTACCGCCGGAAACATGGACCCAACGCCCCCGCCTTGTACGACAACCCAAACAAGAAGCGGGGCGGGCTCTGGTGGACATACTTGCTGACCCTCATCTTTAAGGCTGCCGTGGACTCTGGCTTTCTCTACGCCTTCCACATCCTCTACCAGGGGCATTACGACATGCCCCGCGTGGTGGCCTGCTCCCAGtcgccctgcccccacacagtgGACTGCTTCATCTCCCGACCCACGGAGAAGAAGGTCTTCACCTACTTTATGGTGGCCACTGCTGTGCTCTGCATCCTGCTCAACCTCAGTGAGGTCATCTACCTGGTGAGCAAGAGGTGCCTGGAGATTTTCGGCTCCAAGCGCCGGTGGTCTCGGCACCAGAGTCGCCTGCATGATTCGTGCCCACCATATGCCCTCTCCCAGGCAGAGCACCCCCAAGATGGGAACTCTGTCCTAATGAAGGCCAGCTCGGCCTCAGTGGATGCAGATGGGTATCCATAA
- the GJB5 gene encoding gap junction beta-5 protein, with amino-acid sequence MNWGIFEGLLSGVNKYSTAFGRIWLSLVFIFRVLVYLVTAERVWSDDHKDFDCNTRQPGCSNVCFDEFFPVSHVRLWALQLILVTCPSLLVVMHVAYREAREKKHQEAVGEGGRRLYLNPGKKRGGLWWTYVCSLVFKAGVDVIFLYVFHSFYPKYTLPPVVKCHAAPCPNTVDCFISKPSEKNIFTLFMVITAAICILLNLVELAYLVSKRCRECLAVRKARDTSTSSCKQDDLLSGDLIFLGSDTHPPLLPDCPRNYMKKTIV; translated from the coding sequence ATGAACTGGGGGATCTTCGAGGGGCTCCTAAGCGGGGTCAACAAGTACTCCACAGCCTTCGGGCGCATCTGGCTGTCTCTGGTCTTTATCTTCCGAGTGCTGGTGTACCTGGTGACGGCTGAGCGTGTGTGGAGTGACGACCACAAGGATTTTGACTGCAACACCCGCCAGCCGGGCTGCTCCAACGTCTGCTTCGATGAGTTCTTCCCCGTGTCCCATGTGCGCCTCTGGGCCCTGCAGCTCATCCTGGTCACATGCCCCTCGCTGCTGGTGGTCATGCACGTGGCCTACCGGGAGGCACGGGAGAAAAAGCACCaagaggcagtgggggagggtggtaggCGCCTCTACCTGAACCCTGGCAAGAAGCGGGGTGGGCTCTGGTGGACGTACGTCTGCAGCCTGGTGTTTAAGGCTGGTGTAGACGTCATCTTCCTTTATGTATTCCACTCATTCTACCCCAAATATACCCTGCCCCCTGTGGTCAAGTGCCACGCGGCTCCATGCCCCAACACAGTGGACTGCTTCATCTCCAAGCCCTCAGAGAAGAACATCTTCACTCTCTTTATGGTCATCACAGCCGCCATTTGCATCCTGCTCAACCTCGTGGAGCTGGCTTACCTGGTGAGCAAGAGGTGCCGTGAGTGCCTGGCAGTGAGGAAAGCCAGGGACACCAGCACGTCTTCCTGCAAACAGGATGACCTCCTCTCAGGCGACCTCATTTTTCTGGGCTCAGACACTCACCCTCCTCTCTTACCAGACTGCCCTCGAAACTACATGAAGAAAACCATCGTGTGA